GTTGCCGGCGGACACACGTTCGGCAAGTGCCATGGTGCCGCCGATGCAGACCAGTACGTCGGTCGCGAGCCCGAGGGTGCCGGCCTCGAGGAACAGGGCCTCGGCTGGAAGAGCAGCTTCGGCAGCGGCAAGGGCGTCGATACGATCAGCAGCGGGATCGAAGGCGCCTGGACCCCGACCCCGACCCAGTGGGACAACAGCTATCTCGACACGCTGTTTCGCTACGACTGGGATCTGGTGAAGAGTCCTGCCGGGGCCTGGCAGTGGGTTCCGACCGATCCGGCCGCGGCCGACACCGTGCCGGACGCCCACGATCCGTCGAAGCGGCACGCGCCGATAATGACCACGGCGGATCTCGCCCTCAGGATGGATCCGATCTACGAGCCGATCGCGAGGCGGTTCCTCGAGAACCCGGAGGAATTCGCGGACGCCTTCGCCAAGGCCTGGTACAAGCTGACACACCGTGACATGGGGCCCGTCTCGCGCTACCTCGGTCCGGAGGTTCCGGAAGAGCAGCTGTTGTGGCAAGACCCCGTACCCGCGGTGGACCATGAATTGATTGACGCGGAAGAGATCGCTGCCCTCAAGGGCAAGATCCTCGAATCGGGACTGTCCGTCTCCCAACTGGTCTCGACCGCCTGGGCGTCGGCGTCGACGTTCCGCGGCTCCGACAAGCGCGGCGGGGCGAACGGGGCGCGCATTCGCCTCGCACCGCAGAAGGATTGGGACGTGAATCAGCCAGCCCAACTGGGAACTGTGCTGAAGGTCTTGGAGAAGATCCAAGAGAGCTTCAATGGCTCGCAGTCCGGCGGGAAGAAGGTCTCGCTCGCCGACATGATCGTTCTGGGCGGCTGTGCCGCCGTCGAGCAGGCGGCAAAGAACGCCGGGCACGATGTGCAGGTTCCCTTTTCGCCGGGGCGTACGGACGCTTCACAGGAGCAGACCGACGTAGACTCCGTCGCCGTGCTCGAGCCGACCGCGGACGGGTTCCGCAACTACCTCGGCAACGGGCACGGCGGAGCGGCGGAGGAGCTGCTGGTGGATCGGGCTCAGCTGCTGACGCTGACCGCGCCTGAGATGGCGGCTCTCGTCGGCGGCCTGCGCGTCCTAAATGCTAACGTCGGTCAGTCCGAGCTCGGCGTCTTCACCGACCGGCCCGGGACCTTGACCCACGATTTCTTCGTGAACCTGCTCGACATGAACACGGCGTGGCAGGAGTCCTCCACATCCGAGGGTGTGTTCGAAGGGCGCGATCGCGCGACCGGAGAGCCGAAGTGGACCGGCACCCGCGTCGACCTCGTCTTTGGCTCGAACTCCCAGCTCCGAGCCATTGCGGAAGTCTACGCGTGCGACGACTCGCAGGTGGCGTTCGTGCGTGACTTCGTGGCCGTGTGGGCCAAGGTCATGAATCTCGATCGCTTCGATCTTTCTGTCTAAACTCCGAACTCGGTGCCCCGAGATCGAGCTCGGTCCAACCTTCTCCAGCTTCATGCACAAGCTCGGCCTCACGCCT
This genomic interval from bacterium contains the following:
- the katG gene encoding catalase/peroxidase HPI; amino-acid sequence: LSDPMGKDSDYVAEFEGPDLDALKKAIVALMPTSQDWWPADSGHYGGLFIRMAWHSAGTYRIHDGRGRASSGTQRFAPLNSWPDHVNLDKARRLLWPIKQKYGRKISWADLMILAGNCALESMGFETFGFAGGREDVWEPEEDIDWGPETEWLGDERYSGDRELANPLGAVQMGLIYVNPEGPNGQPSAVAAGRDIRETFARMAMNDYETVALVAGGHTFGKCHGAADADQYVGREPEGAGLEEQGLGWKSSFGSGKGVDTISSGIEGAWTPTPTQWDNSYLDTLFRYDWDLVKSPAGAWQWVPTDPAAADTVPDAHDPSKRHAPIMTTADLALRMDPIYEPIARRFLENPEEFADAFAKAWYKLTHRDMGPVSRYLGPEVPEEQLLWQDPVPAVDHELIDAEEIAALKGKILESGLSVSQLVSTAWASASTFRGSDKRGGANGARIRLAPQKDWDVNQPAQLGTVLKVLEKIQESFNGSQSGGKKVSLADMIVLGGCAAVEQAAKNAGHDVQVPFSPGRTDASQEQTDVDSVAVLEPTADGFRNYLGNGHGGAAEELLVDRAQLLTLTAPEMAALVGGLRVLNANVGQSELGVFTDRPGTLTHDFFVNLLDMNTAWQESSTSEGVFEGRDRATGEPKWTGTRVDLVFGSNSQLRAIAEVYACDDSQVAFVRDFVAVWAKVMNLDRFDLSV